One Triplophysa rosa linkage group LG9, Trosa_1v2, whole genome shotgun sequence genomic window carries:
- the klhl31 gene encoding kelch-like protein 31 produces MAPKKSKAAKKNKADINEMTIIVDDSPSSKINGLNTLLEGGNGFSCISTEVTDPVYAPNLLEGLGHMRQDGFLCDLTVATKSKSFDVHKVVMASCSEYIQGMLRKDPSLKKIELNDLSPVGLATVITYAYSGKLTLSLYTIGSTISAAMLLQIHTLVKMCSDFLMREISVENCMYVINIADTYNLKETKEAAQKFMRDNFIEFSEMEQFLKLTYEQISEFLMDDSLQLPSELTAFQIAVKWLDFDEKRLKYAPDLLSHIRFGTIIPQDLVSHVQNVPRMMQDAECHRLLVDAMNYHLLPFQQNILQSRRTKVRGGLRVLLTVGGRPALTEKSLSKDILYRDEDNVWNKLTEMPAKSFNQCVAVLDGFLYVAGGEDQNDARNQAKHAVSNFCRYDPRFNSWIHLANMIQKRTHFSLNTFNGLLFAVGGRNSDGCQASVECYVPSSNQWQMKAAMDVPRCCHASTIIDGKILVTGGYINNAYSRAVCSYDPSTDTWQDKNSLSTPRGWHCSVTVGDRAYVLGGSQLGGRGERVDVFPVECYNPYSGQWSYVAPLLSGVSTAGTATLNNKIYLLGGWNEVEKKYKKCIQVYNPDINEWTEDDELPEATVGISCCVVTVPTRKTRESRASSVSSAPVSI; encoded by the exons ATGGCACCCAAAAAGAGCAAGGctgctaaaaaaaataaagctgATATCAATGAGATGACAATAATAGTAGATGACAGTCCCAGCAGCAAAATAAATGGACTAAACACTCTCCTGGAAGGTGGAAACGGCTTCAGTTGCATCTCGACCGAGGTCACCGACCCTGTATATGCACCTAACCTCCTGGAGGGTCTTGGCCACATGAGGCAAGATGGCTTCCTCTGTGACCTGACTGTTGCAACTAAGTCCAAATCCTTTGACGTTCATAAGGTTGTGATGGCTTCCTGCAGCGAATACATCCAAGGTATGCTCCGAAAGGATCCATCCCTGAAGAAGATTGAGCTCAACGATTTGTCACCAGTTGGTTTGGCTACAGTCATCACTTACGCATATTCTGGAAAACTGACATTGTCTTTGTACACCATCGGCAGCACAATCTCAGCAGCCATGCTGTTGCAGATCCATACTCTGGTGAAGATGTGCAGCGATTTCTTGATGCGGGAGATTAGCGTGGAGAACTGTATGTACGTCATCAATATTGCCGACACATACAATCTGAAAGAGACGAAAGAAGCCGCTCAGAAGTTCATGCGGGATAATTTTATTGAGTTCTCAGAGATGGAGCAGTTCCTGAAGCTCACCTATGAGCAGATTAGCGAATTCCTCATGGATGACTCACTTCAACTGCCTTCAGAGCTTACAGCTTTCCAGATTGCGGTGAAGTGGTTGGACTTTGATGAGAAGCGGCTGAAGTATGCTCCTGACCTGCTGTCCCACATTCGCTTTGGAACCATCATACCTCAGGACCTTGTCAGTCATGTACAGAATGTTCCCAGGATGATGCAAGATGCAGAGTGCCACCGTTTGTTGGTCGATGCCATGAATTACCATCTGCTGCCGTTTCAACAGAACATCCTTCAGTCCAGAAGAACCAAGGTCCGGGGTGGTCTACGTGTACTGCTCACAGTGGGTGGACGACCTGCCCTAACAGAAAAGTCCCTCAGCAAGGACATTCTCTACAGAGATGAGGACAATGTCTGGAATAAGCTGACTGAGATGCCAGCAAAGAGTTTCAACCAGTGCGTGGCTGTTTTGGATGGTTTCCTGTATGTGGCTGGTGGTGAAGACCAAAATGATGCTAGGAACCAAGCAAAACATGCTGTGAGCAATTTCTGCAG ATATGACCCTAGATTCAACTCTTGGATCCACCTGGCTAACATGATTCAAAAGCGTACTCATTTCAGCCTTAACACCTTCAACGGTCTCCTGTTTGCTGTGGGTGGACGAAATTCTGATGGTTGCCAGGCGTCTGTTGAGTGCTATGTTCCATCCTCTAACCAATGGCAAATGAAAGCAGCAATGGACGTCCCTAGATGTTGCCATGCCAGCACAATTATTGATGGCAAGATCTTGGTGACTGGTGGTTACATTAACAATGCCTACTCACGTGCCGTATGTTCTTATGATCCGTCCACTGACACCTGGCAGGACAAGAATAGTCTAAGCACCCCAAGAGGATGGCACTGCTCAGTGACCGTCGGAGATCGTGCATATGTTCTTGGTGGCAGCCAACTGGGTGGACGCGGTGAGAGGGTGGATGTCTTTCCAGTTGAATGTTATAACCCTTACTCTGGCCAGTGGAGCTATGTTGCCCCCTTGCTCTCAGGGGTGAGCACAGCAGGCACTGCCACCTTGAATAACAAGATTTACCTCCTGGGTGGTTGGAATGAGGTTgagaaaaagtataaaaaatgcattcagGTCTATAATCCTGATATCAATGAATGGACTGAGGATGATGAATTGCCAGAAGCTACAGTTGGTATTTCCTGTTGTGTCGTTACCGTCCCCACACGCAAAACACGGGAGTCGAGGGCCAGCTCTGTATCATCAGCACCAGTTAGTATATAG